In the genome of Populus trichocarpa isolate Nisqually-1 chromosome 10, P.trichocarpa_v4.1, whole genome shotgun sequence, the window TGAGGAGAAAGTGGTGGCAACAATAAGCAATAAAGAAGAGGTGGAAATCGTTGATTGGTTAGCAATTAGAGCCTAGATTACTCTTTGGTAAGGTGTCCCAACATCCATTTAACAAGTTCTTATAATAATTGTTAAATTTCCATTGAATTTTTCATCAAGTTGAGATTAGAGTTCATGATGAATATTGGAGGGAATGAGAAATTGCATTGAATTGATGTTTGTGACATAGAATAAGGTTGAAATGAGTTgaaataacaagaaattttgaaaaacaaatttagctCCTAAGGAAGTGTGGCCGGCCATTGATACAGGAAGAAGaagggttttttatttgaatttttgactTGATTATATGTGTTTCtatgaattaaaatgatgacAAATGCATGACTCTGGAAATTATTGCTCTGAAGTGACCCTTGTGTTCCAAAAATGGTTGACACTACTTTAAGACTTAAAACATCAAGCTTAAGGAATCATTTATCTGTCTTTTTTATATGTACATGTAACTTTAGAATCATAAAAAGGCTGAAAAAAAGGAATTTCATAGTAACTAACCactctataaataaataaaaaaatatatgtctaGTTGTGATATTTTCATTGGActgcatgaaaaaaattataatttaatttttttttatatctgtcTTAATTGAATTAAGAATATCCTGCTTCTATTAGAGTCCTATcctagttttaaattatttttaaaaattattttatggttatactccaaattgaaattaaactagaatagaaaaaaaaatcaaactataaaaaagtaattatgttAATTGTAGtatgaaaaaaactacaaaagataaaagaatagGTTATTTATTAGGATCAATTATTTATGTGATTGAGAACAATTTAGATTTCATTaggataaattatttatttataatttaataaaataatttagttattaatttgaaacttgaacCATAAATTAAGATGGATCTATTTTTCAAACatgggtttatttttatttagttcattgtgttttattttatgtggtACATAATTAATGTATTAGTCAAACTttcacttttaaatttttatgaaatatttttgtgttataaaaatTCTCTATTGATAATTATAAAGAGATAATGGtagtaatataataattataaagattaatttctcaattaaaaaaactactcaatagagaataaaaacaaaaagaataactatgttaattagtttttagcaatataaaaaagtaagattcagtaaaatatttaattactttttttatgttttaaaattttttaatgattaattatttttgaaaattttaatttcttgcaacttttttttttaatttttttaaaccatctTTTGTGATCGTGTGAAAAGGGGGTTGAGAAAGAGTTGATAAATAAGAGAGAATAAGGCTTCGGTGATTGTGTGAAAAGGGGGGCTTATTATGTACtaataaatcatattatatgaaaagaaagggTGCTTCGTCCTTAAagcaatatcaattttttttttgttgaagattttagaatataaccaatctcattttattttttgttgtcaaaGTTAAAATCATTTATCCTTAAAGCTTTGTTGCTCCTCACTTTCTGTAAAAAAACTTACTTCAATAAGTCTCACAGGATTTCAACAACACCGTCTTCTTTAGGTGTACTCGTAAACAATGTTTAACAAATACAAATGAATTATACTTAATGTCTTTTTATAAGGATTGAAATTAAGCTGTATATTATGAGGAAAACAAAACgtaataaatcttaaaaaaccagaagatttaaaatgcaaaatatatGTAGAAGAATGTCAACTTCTGTAGAAAAATCTATCCAAATAGTGTAGAAAAACCAACCTGAGAACACTCTTCTTCAATcctttttataaacaattttaGGAaccaaaaattgataaaattccCTTATTAGCTTTGATTACTCTCCATAAAATTTGAACTAAACCTAAACATTTGTAGCTTTAAATTACATATCTTTTAAGCTGAAAAAACTGTTCAGatctataaaaattattttagaagaaAACTAATCAGTTTTACCATTTATAGACTGGACTAGTAATTTTTTATGGGCCAGACCCAAGTTCAAATCTAAGTTGggataaaataatgttttgtggTGCAAAAGATTATTTTACAATACATAAGTCTATGCCTTAATCGAGCCAAGCCGAGAGCCCAGTTTGCTTAAGGCCATCCCCACTAAAAGCTTGAGTTGTATTTgtatttgggttaatttttaacttctaaactttcctttttgttttttcactgaAAAATGTTAATAATTTCCTAGAAAGTAACCTTGCCATGGAAAACATTCAGCAAAGTTTTTATGAGCACACGATCACAAACATCAAGACCACGCAAAACAAGCACACaagttttcataaaaataaaaaatacaagtaatCTATCTTGCCTCTAACACTGAAACTGAGCATATGTTTGCCGAATGTGGTTTGCTCTCGCTTGATGAATGGCTTGCTTCAACAAGATCCCTTTCAGTGAAGAATCCTGGTTGTTTAGGCTGCGGCAATTCATCTTCATTACCCAACATCAAAACCACATATGACATGTTTGGTCTATCTTCTGGATTTTCTTGCACACACAATAGCCCCACGTGAATTGAACGTAGCACTTCAGACAAATAAGGTGTTTCACCTTTTGATCCCGCAGCCAGTTCCAGAGGCCTGCCTTGTTTGAACAGTCTCCAAGCCTGATAAACAAAACCATGCTGTCAATAAATAACACATTGAAGATTTAAAGTGTTCAGGTCTCATTAAACATGTGCAGGCATCTGGTTTCTGAAAAAAGTACTCAagaatatattgaaattaaagataataagTAACATAGCTTTGACTCCTACATGCCCAATAAGGTTGAGGTGGTGATCTGGATGACGGAATCCTCTGTTCCTATAGCCACCCACTATCTCTAGCACCAATACTCCAAAGCTGAAGACGTCTGATTTTAGCGAGTAGAGCCCATAATTTGCGTACTCTGGAGATATGTAACCACTGCATGTATTCATAGAATTTTAAGTTCCATTTGCAGACTATGAAGATAAAATGCGTATGATGGAGATGAAGACACTCACTACGTTCCAGCCACTTTATTAGTGTTGGCttcagtttcattttctccaaaaCTTCTAGCCAGGCCAAAGTCTgagatttttggattcatttcgtaatccaacaaaatattgctcgttttcagaTCTCTGTGGATTATTCTTAGTCTCGAATCTTGGTGAAGATAAAGGAGTCCCCGAGCAATCCCGTTGATGATGTTGTAGCGCTTAGGCCAATCTAGTAGCAAGCTTCGAGTTTCATCTGCCCAAGTCAATCCTTTACATCTCTTATCAGATTCATAAATGTTGGTGAAGGAACAAGAAAAAAGGAGATGATAAGTTACGATCAGTGAATTTTGAGTTACAAttacatatacatatatggcaGAATTTGTCAGCATGAAAGTGGAGAAATCTTCCCCTACAAAACAACCTTCCGAAGGGCTTTGAACGATGCTCAATAGATGGCTAAACAATTGATGTCAAATCCATTTTGGAAGCTCAATAGTGCTAGATTTGAAACATTGGAATAGCTTTTTGAAAAGTTTAGTGAGATACATACCAAAAATGTAGAAGTCCAAGCTTTTGTTAGGCAAAAGCTCGTAGACCAACATATTTTCATCTCTTTCAATGCAGCATCCAAGAAGCCTCACTAGATTTCGGTGCTGAAGTTTCACGATATGTTTGACTTCATTTTTGAACTCATCAAGTCCTTGTCGTGAATTCTTAGAGAGCCTCTTGACAGCTATTTCTCGTCCATCTGTTAATGTTCCCTGTAAATAATGACTCAGCATCATAAGCAAATCATGCGTTGTCTGCTGAATTCCTAGAGAATTTCATGCAGCTTGTATCTGTTCAGGAATTCTTTCCAATCAGTCATccttttatgctaaaaaaaggTTGGTTCTGTAGTGGAACAATTTCAATACTACAGAACTCCATTGGTGCCTGGAGTTTGTACCGTGAAAACTCAGAAGCTATATTGCACGACTGTTTATGGATAATTATTACCTTATAAACAGGTCCGTAACCCCCTTGTCCTAGTTTATTGGATACAGAAAAGTTATTTGTTGCACAAGCCAACGCATCCACGTTAAAGAAGGGTATTTCTAGTTCTTCCTTCAAGTCCTTGTTATTTGATCTTCTCTGCAAATTACCTGTCATTTTTCCTGTCAACATAACTGTTATGcttgttgaaaaaatagaaagaaagacgAAGGATCTCTATTTGCTGCTAAACTCAAGATTTTTATAGCATCAAACACAACGGGGCTTGGAACAACTTACAGTCACACTTACATTactgaaaatcaaatttaaattttttttttaaaaaaaacccaatcttGTTATCTAATGGTCCAGGACTGGTCCAATAGGAATACGTTACCATACCCAATCTTGTATGGTGTGAATACTGTTAAATAAtacatttacttttgttttatttattaaaggtaaaataatattttcactttaacctatatataatctctttgtatttaggttaactcaAGCACTTTATAATAAACAGATTAATGAGAATTCTAACATCCTTCTCTTATATGttcgtttttattttattttaatctaaattaacttaacatggtattagagctgATTTTATGGAACAAGACTTTatcccaattttttttctggagtgatattttatcttccgcttctgcaaaatctggtattttttttctttccttcaactTCTGCAATTTAatatttgcgttcagtttctacaatttgtgttgtgttttggagtaatcgtataatttcgagaagatatttgttttgcttCTGCGATatttgttcagtttctgcaatctgGTACTTTGTCTTTCATTGCTTTTGCGTTCtggttttgtttgttaattatagCCACcgaaagagatgattcgcttcagtctgtgagtgtgaggttggatggaaaGAATTATTCGTACTAgagttatgtaatgagaaatgTTCTTAAGAGTAAGAAGATGCGgggatatgttagtggaacttatgtgATACCCAAGAATACTGAGGAAGGGgatgttgttttgatagatacatcggaagcaaacaatgcaaatattattacttggatcaacaattctgttgagcattccataggtacgcagttggcgaagtatgagacaacAAAGGAGGTTTGAgatcatctgcaaaggttattcacgcaatcaaattttgcaaagcaatatcagttagagaatgacatatgagctcttcatcagaagaatatgagtattcatgAGTTTTATTCTgtatctttgggatcaattagCCCTTACAAAATCGgcagaattaaaggcatgtggtgcctatattgagcgtaaagaacaacaacgattgttatagtttttaacagcacttcgcaatgattttgaaggacttagaggttcaattctgcatcgttctccactgCCTTTTATTGACTCTGTTGTTAGTGAGTTATTGAATGGAGAAATACGTATTTAGTCTTATTCTAAAAAGAGAATTCTTTATGCTTTAAATCCTTTTGTACTAGCAGTACCCTCTAAGCCATTctctaataatcataataagccttacacaagagttggcttcgatgagtgcagtttctATAAGCAGAAAAGTCATTGGAAGGCCTAGTGTCCCAAGTTGAGACAACAGAATCAAGTTTGAAAGCATAACagtcagtcacaatctaatgcttATAGACTACCTCAGGGTTATAAGCCACCACACCACAATATTGCAGTAGTAACTTCATCAGGCTCTATCACCGATCTTAGTACTCTAGCTAAGCAATTTCAAAAGTTTCTCTCCTTACAGCCATAAGCAATGTTCGCTTCTCTTTCCATATgtcagttgcctcatagttTCTTAAGTATGTCATGTTCTAAATGGGTCTTAGATTCTGGTGCTTCACATCATAGGTCTctagattcttcatcttttacctTTGTGTCCCCTTCGCCTTCCATTCCTGTTATGATTGTTGATGGCACTCTCATGCCtttagcaggtgttggttctaTTATCATACCTCGCTTGTCTTTctctaatgtttatcttattccaaaactcaaattgaatcttgcttTCGTTGGTTAATTATGTGATTCTGATGATTATTTagtaatttcttcttcttctttttattgtgtACATGATCTGCAGTCTCAAAAGCTGATTGGGACATGCCATAGGGAGATTGAACTATATATTTTAGACGAGTTAAAAGTGTCAATTAttgctactactactactactactactactactgttgatttgtcttcttttcgTTTGAGTtcttcatcttctagtttttatttatggcattctcatctaggtcatgtttcgttttctcgtttgagatttttggcatccacaagagctttaggaaatttacaaacttgtgatattttttattgtagtggatgtaaactagCAAAATTTTTCGCTTTACCTTTTATTcgaagtatttttatttctttttcacatttgacttgattcattctgatgtatgtGGACCTTCTTCTATTACCATaaaaggagggtctcgatattatgtttcatttattgatgatcatactcgttattattgggtttatttaatgaaacatcgttctgaattctttgagatatatactGTAACAGCTTGACCCAACATGCTGTATCTTGTCCGTTTTGGGCCTTgccgccctcacggttttgttcctgatgaCGCGAGCCCACTTCTGAGCCTGACTCCCCAAAATACGTACAACATGTTAGCAACcagcactactaataaggcCAGTTACCAAAccctcacccgccgatgtgggatattacaatccaccccccTTAAGGAGCCCGACGGCCCCGTCGGCACAACCGGACAGCCAGTGAggtcagctctgataccaaatgtaacaacCTGGGCCAACATGTTGTATATTGTCtgctttgggccttaccgccctcatggttttgttcctggtgacgcgagcccacttcTGAGCCTGACGCCCCAAAACACGTACAACATGTTAGCAACTAGCACTACTAATAAGGCCAGTAACCAAACCCTCACCCGCCAATGTGGGATATTACACATATTGTCAAAACTGCTCGTTCTCTATTGTTGTCTGCTTctgttcctagtgagttttgggaAGAAGCTGTCCTTACTACTGTAAGTTTGATTTATACCATTCCATCGTCTCATAGTTTGGGTTTGTcttcttttgaaaagttatatgggtgTGTCCCTGATTATTCTtcatttagagttttttattgtatttgttttgttcttcgtcctcatgtaAAATACAGTAAATTGTCCTCTTGATCTGTTTTTTGTGTCTTTCTAcgttatggtgaaggtaaaaagagGTCTCATTGTTTTGTcccaataactcagaaactttatgtgtctcgtcatgttgtctttctcgagcatatacctttcttttctattccaccCATTACTCATAACCTAACTAGACCTGATCTTATTCGTATAGATCCATTTTTTTAAGGATTCTGATAGTTTATCATCTCAGGTTCCTAGTACATCTAGTACCTCAGACACTTCTCTCCATGTTCAACCAATTTGTACTCATAATTCTGCAAGTATTGACACTTTACTCTCCAGtacacctgaagctccattcttATCTGCAACTCCTTAAGTTTTATCTGAGATTATGGATCCACCTCTACGTCAATCCATATgcattcgtaagtccacaaaactactagattttgtttattcttgttattcttcatcatttacttcctttttagcttctattcattgtctatCTGATCtctcttcctataaagaggcaattcttgatctTTTTGGCAGTAggctatggatgaggaactttctgctttgtataagacagatacttgggatccggttcctctacctcctggtaagagtgttgttggttgtcgttgggtgtataagatcaagactaattctgatgggttTATTGAGTGATACAAAGCTAGGTTGGTTGTAAAAACATACTCTCAACAATATGGTATGGATTATAAGGAGACGTTTGCCCTTATTGCAAAAATGACTGttattcgtactcttattgcAGTAGCTTCGATTCGTTAGTGGCATATctctcaacttgatgttaaaaatgccttcttaaatggagatcttcaagaaaaaGTTTATATGGCGCCCCCTCCTGGTGTTTCACATGACTCTtgatatgtttgtaagcttaaaaaagcattatatggtctcaaacaagcaccttgtgcttggtttgagaaattctctgTTATGATCTCGTCTCTTAGATTTGTTTCTAgtagtcatgattctgctctttttattaagttcaTTGATACAAGTCGTATCATTCTATCTtcatatgttgatgacatgattattactggtgatgatattgatggtatttcagttttgaagacagaggTGGCTAGACAATTTGAAATGAatgatttgggttatcttcgatattttttgggtattgaggtagcttcctcacctagaggttatcttctttctcagtcaaaacatgttgcagatattcttgagcagactagacttactgataacaagactgtagatactcccATTGAGGTTAACAGAAGGtattcttcttctgatggtttacctttgacagatcctactttataccgtactattgttgggagcttggtatatctcaccattactcgtccagatattgcatatgttgttcatattgttagtcagtttgtttcTTCTCCTACTATTGTTCACTAGGcagctgttcttcgtattttgcgatatcttcaGGGTACAGTCTTTCGGAGTCTTTTATTTccatccacctcttccttggagctgcgtgcatactctgatgctgatcatggtagtgatcccacagatcgcaagtctgttaccggTTTCTGTATCTTtctaggtgattctcttatttcttggaagagcaagaaacaatctattattTCTATCCTCAACCGACGCAGAATGTCGTACTATGGCATCTACTACCAaggagattgtttggttacgttggttacttgttGATATGAAAGTTTTCCATTCTCATCCTACTTCTATGTATTGTGAAAactagagttctattcagattgctcacaactcggtttttcatgagcgaacaaagcacattgagatcgattgtcatcttactcgtcatcatctcaagcatgacaccATTACTTTGCTTTTTGTTCCTTCCTCCTTGCATATtgtagatttctttaccaagtcgcattccatctctcgtttttgttttctagttggcaaactctcgatgcttgtagttgtcacatcgtgagtttgagaggagatgttaaataatacatttacttatgttttatttattaagggtataataatattttgagtttaacctatatataatctctttgtatttaggttaactcaaacactttaaaataaacaGATTAATGAGAATTCCAATCTCCTTCTATGatcattttctgtttttattttattttaatctaaattaatttaacaaatactTACTGTTTTTCTGCTGCTTCTTTTTCCAAACATACAAGACCAAGCATAAGCCAACGAACAGAATCCCAGTAGACAACACAGAGCTTACTATGATCATTTTCTTCACTTTGGATTTGGTATTAGCCTTTGCAGAGCCACCGTTATCTATAACATGGTACAGAAAAACTGGTGTTAAAAAGAGGAAATGCCAATATGGCTGGAAAGTTTTCTTTGGCCATATATCATTCAATTTCAGCTTTCTACTCATTTGTTATAAAACAGTATCATTTTGGGTAGGAGAAAACCAATCCATCATGTTACCATCACCAAGTCATGACTAATCTAGCTGTGTATAAGGGAAAATTAATAGCTTGGTTTGGATTCGCTAAGAGACTAAAATAGAAGGAAACTCTGTTGCTGAGAGCCTTGCAAGGAAAATCAATAGCTTGCTAGTTTTCTATCTGAATATATTtcgaattttaataataataaaaaaacgaCTTCTCTAATCTGAGGATAAATTCATACCTAGTTCTGATGCAGCCATCCGTATAAAAATGTCTTGCTCGTTTTGAAGGAAAGTTCTCATATCTATCAAATCATTGAACCAAAGCAAGCAACCACTTCCTCCATCCCTGATGTCCAAGTTTGTATACGCAGTACAGCTGCAGTTCTTCAAGCATGTGTTCTTGCACTCCTCCAGGTTCATACTCCTGTTGAACCATGATTTTCTTGTCTCCGGCATCTTCAAACCTCTGAGCTTCCGAAACCCATCTCTGGAACAATTTAGTGCTGTCTTTCTAACGCAACCGCTTGACCAATCTGTCTTGTCCCAGTCTCTTGGAACTTTTGGTACAAATCCGTTCAAGCAATTACACACTGGAGAGTTGTTAATGCTACAGATACCATTTGCGCCACAGAGTGCATAACGCTCACAATTATCTGTATTTCCTGTTTCATAAAGAAACCAACTTTGAGTTTGCTCGATCCAGAGGAGGTGCTGGATATCACCACTCTGACTTACGAAGACCCTCCAATTCCTTGAGTTATTAAGAAGATTTTCTCTGAAAAATATCTccttatcattaaaaacaaattcaaatgtgTACACTGGATTTGGTTTTAACCGAGGCAAGCCACTGAGCCCCAGACCATTCCATGGCCCACTTCGATACTTCACAGTTGAATCTTCCAACACTGCATACTCCGGATATCCATCAGGAATAAGGATTATTGAAATATTACCTCTGGAAGGATCATCTGGTGACTTCCATGATGTCAAGTGCCAGTCCATGCCAGTTATTATATTCCGTCCTACCTTCATGCCCGGTAATAGTGTGTTGCCTGGATAATCAGAACTCTGCCACAAGGAATTCTCCATGTTATTATCACCCTCCTCTTTCACAACAAGGTTTCCTGAATCCAAAAGCTGCGCAACTGGATTCCTAGCAGGTGTTGATGTGTTGGAAGACCAAATGATGCTTCCACTACGATTGAGAAGAACAAGAACTCCTTGGTTTGTAAGCCTTACAACACCTGATGAATCGTCAAGTGGAGTTTCTCTGTTGGCAACCCAAACAGCTGTCTGGACAGATATTTTGCCATACCATATCCCCAAGTATCGGTTTTTGGATTTCCCGGGGCTGAAAAATCCTAATTCATATGTCCCACCAGCTGAAACTATAGTGTCTCCATCTCTAATGAACTGCGCTGTGTTTATGGTGTCAGTAGGTGTGGCTGTTCTTACAatcagaaatgaaatgaagcagAAAACAAGCATGGGGATGGAATCCATTGCTGGTCTCACTTCACAAGGAATTGCCTATTTAACATCACAATTAGTCTACGGGGAGAGCTAGCAATGCTACGCTACATAGGTAAACGCATCTCTTTTCCATTGCTTGAGTTCGTTGAAAATTATAGCTACCCAACCTTGAAAATCTAGTGGAAAAAATTATAGCTACCCAATCTTGAAAATCTAGTGGAATCATGGAAGTGGCATACCACCAGACTATCCATCAATCAAGGTCATTGTATGCATTGATGATTATATAATAATGATCACAATTGCTATAAATATATTAGCAACTCTTAACAGAATAACAAAGAattcaaacatttttattattaaataaatacaacaatatcaataacactcatagaaaattttatatcatattaataataatagattgCGTTGCAGTTTAAAGTTAAACACGTTACAAATACCAAACTAAGTATAttagtataaataatttaatagtgaaattaaaaatgacaagacatgccaaaataataataataaaatatattttgagtgAAAAGTTGAGTCAATAAATCTAAAGAAAGTTAATGTGATTGTCTGAAAAGGGGGCCTTATTATATACtaataaatcatattatatgAAATGAAAAGGTGCATTGTCCGGATAAGAGCTAAGAAAGAAAATTCAGAAACGCAATGAAAAGGTGCATATTATATTACAAAATGAAAACGACAGAAAAATTAACAGTAAACCCGTGGAATGAATTCATGTACCAGAAGAATCCTAAGCATATTACCAGCACTGGCTAATCCAACTATCCAAGTAGCTCCTTCTACAATCTACTTGTAAATTTTTTGTTGAAGCCTATGGAGAGAAGTAAAAATGAGAAGTTAACTTgccataaattgaaaataaaccaaACTTGAATTGAAATTCTTTGTTGTGGCTTAGAAAAAAGCAGGGATAATTTTAGACCGTCTCAATTGAAGGATTTTGGTGGGTGAGGGCCAGGGAAAACAATAGAGGAAGGAAGGATTTTAGGTTGCTGGTGTGGCTATTGTCTTTTTAAATAGGGATTTATATCTCTAATGGAAAGCgacaaaattttcttaaaaaaaaaaaactaaagttgggtctagttataaaatcttaagaCTTTTGCAGGGGTTTTGACCCTAACTAAACTCCCTCGGCTCCTCTACTTGTGAGAAGTTGGTCACTCATATGCAAACCATACAATTCTcgaaaagacaaaaaatcagatttgaaaGTGTGACATAGAGATAACCTTGAATCTAcacaccaacactattgaaatcTGAtacccccacccaatgaatgACAATTCGCGAATAAAAAGTATAGAATGACATCatgaagacagttgttctttgataagtcgattcAATTCTTTAAAGAATTAAAGTATGAGAGAAAACTCACCCTCACACACTCATGAAGAGAGATGAGGcaatctaaattattattaactagGGATTTATATCTTTAATGGAAAACGACAACgttttccttataaaaaaaaaaggagttcgGTCTGGTTATAAAATCTTAAGACtttttgatgcgaacctcgtgatcacgcaacccacacacaaagacaccaattctcgGAAAGCCAAGtgaatcaggtttgataggagtgtgacacaaagataacttgtacctagacaccaacactattggaaatggaaaacccgtgcccaatgaatattgattcgcaaacgagaagtattaggatgacgccacaaagtcagttgttcttcgataagtcattttcagttctatagagaaccaaggaacggagattatcccaccaacacataacaagtgcggcaaagaagtttattgatctgaaaattacgtaaccttacatgtttggttatgcctttatttatgctaactctagacttaaagaaaccctaatggaccccccttaggtggacttatatgaaacccacttac includes:
- the LOC18110799 gene encoding G-type lectin S-receptor-like serine/threonine-protein kinase At4g27290 isoform X5, with the translated sequence MDSIPMLVFCFISFLIVRTATPTDTINTAQFIRDGDTIVSAGGTYELGFFSPGKSKNRYLGIWYGKISVQTAVWVANRETPLDDSSGVVRLTNQGVLVLLNRSGSIIWSSNTSTPARNPVAQLLDSGNLVVKEEGDNNMENSLWQSSDYPGNTLLPGMKVGRNIITGMDWHLTSWKSPDDPSRGNISIILIPDGYPEYAVLEDSTVKYRSGPWNGLGLSGLPRLKPNPVYTFEFVFNDKEIFFRENLLNNSRNWRVFVSQSGDIQHLLWIEQTQSWFLYETGNTDNCERYALCGANGICSINNSPVCNCLNGFVPKVPRDWDKTDWSSGCVRKTALNCSRDGFRKLRGLKMPETRKSWFNRSMNLEECKNTCLKNCSCTAYTNLDIRDGGSGCLLWFNDLIDMRTFLQNEQDIFIRMAASELDNGGSAKANTKSKVKKMIIVSSVLSTGILFVGLCLVLYVWKKKQQKNRKMTGNLQRRSNNKDLKEELEIPFFNVDALACATNNFSVSNKLGQGGYGPVYKGTLTDGREIAVKRLSKNSRQGLDEFKNEVKHIVKLQHRNLVRLLGCCIERDENMLVYELLPNKSLDFYIFDETRSLLLDWPKRYNIINGIARGLLYLHQDSRLRIIHRDLKTSNILLDYEMNPKISDFGLARSFGENETEANTNKVAGTYGYISPEYANYGLYSLKSDVFSFGVLVLEIVGGYRNRGFRHPDHHLNLIGHAWRLFKQGRPLELAAGSKGETPYLSEVLRSIHVGLLCVQENPEDRPNMSYVVLMLGNEDELPQPKQPGFFTERDLVEASHSSSESKPHSANICSVSVLEAR
- the LOC18110799 gene encoding G-type lectin S-receptor-like serine/threonine-protein kinase At4g27290 isoform X1, coding for MDSIPMLVFCFISFLIVRTATPTDTINTAQFIRDGDTIVSAGGTYELGFFSPGKSKNRYLGIWYGKISVQTAVWVANRETPLDDSSGVVRLTNQGVLVLLNRSGSIIWSSNTSTPARNPVAQLLDSGNLVVKEEGDNNMENSLWQSSDYPGNTLLPGMKVGRNIITGMDWHLTSWKSPDDPSRGNISIILIPDGYPEYAVLEDSTVKYRSGPWNGLGLSGLPRLKPNPVYTFEFVFNDKEIFFRENLLNNSRNWRVFVSQSGDIQHLLWIEQTQSWFLYETGNTDNCERYALCGANGICSINNSPVCNCLNGFVPKVPRDWDKTDWSSGCVRKTALNCSRDGFRKLRGLKMPETRKSWFNRSMNLEECKNTCLKNCSCTAYTNLDIRDGGSGCLLWFNDLIDMRTFLQNEQDIFIRMAASELDNGGSAKANTKSKVKKMIIVSSVLSTGILFVGLCLVLYVWKKKQQKNRKMTGNLQRRSNNKDLKEELEIPFFNVDALACATNNFSVSNKLGQGGYGPVYKGTLTDGREIAVKRLSKNSRQGLDEFKNEVKHIVKLQHRNLVRLLGCCIERDENMLVYELLPNKSLDFYIFGLTWADETRSLLLDWPKRYNIINGIARGLLYLHQDSRLRIIHRDLKTSNILLDYEMNPKISDFGLARSFGENETEANTNKVAGTYGYISPEYANYGLYSLKSDVFSFGVLVLEIVGGYRNRGFRHPDHHLNLIGHAWRLFKQGRPLELAAGSKVETPYLSEVLRSIHVGLLCVQENPEDRPNMSYVVLMLGNEDELPHPKQPGFFTERDLVEGSYSSSQSKPPSANVCSISVLEAR